The following proteins are encoded in a genomic region of Galbibacter sp. BG1:
- a CDS encoding S10 family peptidase — translation MKYIFIAVFFMAFTTVFSQKREIPTDTIVTTSHQVSINGKKVAYKTNTGTLPVWDEKGNVIASLFHTYYYRTDIENDANRPLLISFNGGPGSASVWMHLAYTGPKILNIDEEGYPVQPYGVKDNPNSILDVADIVYVNPVNTGYSAMVPDKEGKYPDKEKFFGINADIKYLADWITTFVTRNNRWRSPKYIIGESYGGTRVAGLSLALQDREWMYLNGVIMVSPADYKVLRVGGPVASALNLPYYTAAAWHQKALGSNLQQKDLLEVLPEVEAYTINELIPALAKGSMITDSERSQVASEMAKYSGLSEKSILQHNLDVPTSFFWKELLRDRGYTVGRLDSRYLGIDKMDAGTRPDYNAELTSWLHSFTPAINYYLQEELKFKTDVPYQMFGDVHPWDLENDNTREDLRQAMAENPYLNVLYQAGYYDGATTYFNTKYSMWQLDPSGKMKDRLQFKGYRSGHMMYLRKEDLKTANEDIRAFILSTSNQGKSAKY, via the coding sequence ATGAAATATATCTTTATTGCTGTATTTTTTATGGCATTTACCACTGTCTTTTCTCAAAAAAGGGAAATACCAACAGATACTATTGTTACCACTTCACATCAAGTAAGTATTAACGGTAAAAAAGTGGCCTATAAAACCAATACGGGAACCTTACCGGTTTGGGACGAAAAGGGAAATGTAATTGCCTCACTTTTTCACACCTATTATTACCGTACAGATATTGAAAATGATGCCAATAGACCTCTTTTAATATCATTTAATGGAGGCCCCGGATCTGCTTCAGTATGGATGCATTTGGCATATACGGGCCCAAAAATATTAAATATCGATGAAGAAGGCTACCCGGTTCAACCCTATGGCGTTAAAGACAATCCAAATTCCATATTAGACGTAGCCGATATTGTTTATGTAAATCCAGTGAACACTGGATACTCTGCCATGGTACCTGATAAGGAAGGTAAGTATCCCGATAAGGAAAAATTCTTTGGGATTAATGCAGATATTAAATATTTAGCAGATTGGATTACTACTTTTGTCACCAGAAACAATCGCTGGCGTTCCCCAAAATACATTATTGGTGAGAGTTACGGTGGCACCCGTGTTGCCGGTTTATCGTTGGCTTTACAAGATAGGGAATGGATGTACCTTAATGGTGTTATTATGGTTTCACCGGCAGATTATAAAGTCTTGCGCGTTGGCGGCCCTGTAGCCTCGGCTTTAAACCTACCTTATTACACCGCTGCCGCATGGCACCAAAAAGCATTGGGAAGCAATTTACAGCAAAAAGATTTGTTGGAAGTACTCCCAGAAGTAGAAGCGTATACCATAAACGAGCTTATTCCCGCACTCGCGAAAGGAAGTATGATTACGGATTCGGAAAGATCTCAAGTTGCTTCTGAAATGGCAAAATATTCAGGACTTTCAGAAAAATCCATTTTACAGCACAATCTAGATGTTCCTACCTCCTTTTTCTGGAAAGAACTATTGCGCGACCGAGGATACACAGTTGGAAGGTTAGATTCCCGCTACTTGGGAATTGATAAGATGGATGCTGGTACACGCCCAGACTACAATGCAGAACTTACTTCATGGCTTCACTCGTTTACACCAGCTATTAATTACTACCTACAGGAAGAATTAAAATTTAAAACCGATGTTCCTTACCAAATGTTTGGGGATGTGCACCCTTGGGACCTTGAAAATGACAATACACGTGAAGATTTAAGGCAGGCCATGGCAGAAAACCCTTATTTAAACGTGCTGTACCAAGCCGGTTATTACGATGGGGCGACCACCTATTTCAATACCAAATACAGCATGTGGCAATTGGATCCTTCTGGAAAAATGAAAGATCGTTTACAATTTAAAGGGTACCGAAGCGGACATATGATGTACCTTAGAAAGGAAGATTTAAAAACGGCCAACGAAGATATTCGGGCGTTTATCCTTTCTACTTCCAATCAGGGGAAATCCGCCAAGTATTAA
- a CDS encoding BatA domain-containing protein has translation MQFKHPEILWALFLLIIPVLIHLFQLRKFQKEAFTNVAFLKKISLQTRKSSQLKKWLVLCTRMLAFAAIILAFAQPYLSNRNIKTTSEEKVIYLDNSFSMQLQGSQGELLPRAVNQLIENISPSETFSLFTNTSEYKNVGINDIKNELLALPYSSSQLSLNEITLKGSNYFINENSVKNLLVVSDFQERKPIKDSLKTFALNLVQMQPKVKNNTAIDSIFLVDRDLENYTCQVYLSTNFNIESTPVSLFDGDRLIAKTAANFNKGTAYVDFTIPITNQTIKGKIIIEDNGLQYDNELYFSLNKPSKINVLAINEADDRFLKRIFTDDEFNYQSVTSSSIDFNQLSQQNLIVLNELSTISNALIKAIVSSVQNGGKISVIPSEEIDITSYNNLLSSVANMKLNDLVTEELQITQIAYDHPLFKEVFEEKVSNFQFPKTTSFYKVSGSFGSPILYANNAPFLAEGNGLYLFTSPLNENITNFKNAPLIVPTFYNSGKESLALPNLYYTIGNSNAFDVDASLANDEILTISNTENSFIPLQQSFNNKVRITVTDQPSQAGTYSILHEKDSLVTVSFNYNRQESKLNYLDISSMKEANKSFSLEETFKNIKSKNNVDELWKWFVIFALVLLCIELLILKYFK, from the coding sequence ATGCAGTTTAAACATCCGGAAATTCTTTGGGCTCTTTTTTTATTGATCATTCCTGTTCTCATTCATTTATTCCAACTTCGAAAGTTTCAAAAAGAAGCTTTTACCAATGTGGCTTTTCTAAAGAAAATAAGCCTGCAAACCAGAAAAAGTTCGCAGTTAAAAAAATGGTTGGTATTGTGCACACGAATGTTGGCTTTCGCGGCAATCATTCTAGCTTTTGCCCAACCTTATCTATCCAATAGGAATATAAAAACAACTTCGGAAGAAAAAGTAATCTATTTGGATAATTCCTTTAGTATGCAGCTTCAGGGCTCCCAAGGGGAATTGCTTCCACGCGCTGTAAACCAATTAATTGAAAATATATCCCCTTCAGAGACTTTTTCGCTGTTTACCAACACGAGCGAATATAAGAATGTTGGTATAAATGATATTAAAAACGAACTTTTGGCACTGCCCTACTCGTCTTCTCAACTATCATTAAACGAAATTACACTTAAAGGAAGTAACTACTTTATAAATGAAAATTCCGTAAAAAATTTATTGGTTGTTTCCGATTTTCAAGAACGAAAGCCAATAAAGGATTCCCTAAAAACGTTCGCTTTAAATCTGGTTCAGATGCAGCCCAAGGTTAAAAACAATACTGCTATAGATAGTATTTTTTTAGTTGATAGGGATTTAGAAAATTATACATGCCAAGTTTATTTATCCACAAATTTCAATATTGAAAGTACTCCCGTTTCCCTTTTCGATGGCGACAGATTAATCGCTAAAACAGCGGCAAATTTCAATAAAGGCACCGCTTATGTAGATTTTACCATTCCAATAACAAACCAAACCATTAAAGGAAAAATCATCATTGAAGACAACGGATTGCAATACGATAATGAGTTATATTTTTCGCTGAACAAACCTTCAAAAATTAATGTGCTCGCCATAAACGAAGCCGATGACCGCTTTTTAAAACGAATTTTTACCGACGATGAATTCAATTACCAATCGGTGACATCGTCTTCAATAGATTTCAATCAGCTTTCCCAACAAAATCTCATTGTTCTTAACGAACTGTCAACCATTTCCAATGCGCTTATCAAAGCAATTGTTTCCTCAGTACAAAATGGAGGGAAGATCAGCGTTATTCCTTCCGAAGAGATAGATATAACCAGCTATAACAATTTATTGAGCTCGGTAGCCAATATGAAACTGAATGACTTGGTAACGGAAGAGCTTCAAATTACCCAAATAGCTTACGATCACCCTTTATTCAAAGAAGTTTTTGAAGAAAAAGTGAGCAATTTTCAATTTCCAAAAACCACCTCTTTTTATAAGGTTAGTGGCAGCTTTGGGAGTCCCATTTTATATGCAAATAATGCTCCTTTTCTAGCGGAAGGGAATGGCCTATACCTTTTCACATCACCATTAAACGAGAACATCACCAATTTTAAAAATGCACCGCTCATCGTACCCACATTTTACAATAGTGGAAAAGAAAGTTTGGCATTGCCTAATTTGTATTATACCATTGGAAATTCCAACGCTTTTGATGTAGATGCATCTTTGGCGAATGATGAAATACTAACTATAAGCAATACCGAAAACTCTTTTATCCCGCTGCAGCAAAGCTTTAACAACAAAGTAAGGATTACGGTTACAGATCAACCATCGCAGGCCGGAACTTACTCCATCTTACATGAAAAGGATTCTTTAGTTACCGTGAGCTTTAATTACAATCGACAAGAAAGCAAGCTAAATTATCTTGACATTTCAAGCATGAAAGAGGCCAATAAATCTTTTTCCCTGGAAGAAACCTTTAAAAATATAAAAAGTAAAAACAATGTCGATGAGCTTTGGAAATGGTTTGTTATTTTTGCATTGGTATTATTATGTATCGAACTGCTCATCTTAAAATATTTTAAATGA
- a CDS encoding protein-L-isoaspartate(D-aspartate) O-methyltransferase, producing MKDTYRHQGMRKKLAETVQEKGISDKRVIAAVKKIPRHLFMDSSFEDHAYQDKAFPIGASQTISQPYTVAFQTELLEIKRGDKILEIGTGSGYQTAMLLELGAVVYTIERQKELFKKANLFLPKLGYKPKRIIFGDGYKGLPAEAPFDGIIVTAGAPFVPKPLMSQLKVGGKLVIPVGDEVQTMTLFTRKSQKEFEKYEFGEFRFVPLLEDKN from the coding sequence TTGAAAGATACCTATAGACACCAAGGAATGCGCAAAAAGTTGGCTGAAACCGTTCAGGAAAAAGGAATTTCAGACAAAAGGGTTATTGCCGCTGTCAAGAAAATCCCAAGACATCTTTTTATGGATAGTAGCTTCGAGGATCATGCGTATCAAGATAAAGCATTTCCAATAGGTGCAAGCCAAACGATCTCTCAACCCTACACTGTTGCCTTTCAAACGGAGTTGTTGGAAATTAAACGTGGCGACAAAATTTTGGAAATAGGTACTGGGAGCGGCTATCAAACTGCGATGCTCCTAGAGTTGGGTGCGGTGGTGTATACCATCGAAAGGCAAAAGGAATTATTTAAAAAGGCCAATTTATTTTTACCCAAACTTGGGTACAAACCAAAAAGAATCATCTTCGGAGACGGTTATAAAGGTTTACCGGCCGAAGCTCCTTTTGATGGGATTATTGTAACCGCTGGAGCTCCTTTCGTGCCGAAACCTTTAATGTCGCAATTAAAAGTAGGGGGAAAGTTGGTTATTCCAGTAGGCGATGAAGTGCAAACAATGACACTTTTTACCCGAAAGAGCCAAAAGGAATTTGAAAAATATGAATTTGGGGAATTTCGCTTTGTGCCTTTGCTCGAGGATAAAAATTAG
- the lpdA gene encoding dihydrolipoyl dehydrogenase: MNSYDVAVIGSGPGGYVAAIRCAQLGMKTAIIEKYNTLGGTCLNVGCIPSKALLDSSHHYEDAINHFEEHGIEIPGDVKVNLEKMIARKQGVVDQTTKGIDYLMDKNKIDVYHGVGSFKDATHIIIDGDKKKEIEAKHTIIATGSKPSTLPFIDVDKERVITSTEALKLKEIPKHLIIIGGGVIGLELGQVYRRLGAEVSVVEYMDRIIPTMDGSLSKELQKVLKKKGIKFYTSHKVKEVSRKGDQVTIKADDKKGKEVSFEGDYCLVSVGRRPYTDGLNADKAGVKLNDKGQVEVNDHLQTNVSNIYAIGDVVKGAMLAHKAEEEGVLVAESLAGQKPHIDYNLIPGVVYTWPEVAAVGKTEEQLKEAGVKYKSGQFPMRALGRARASMDIDGFVKILADAETDEVLGVHMIGARTADLISEAVTAMEFRASAEDISRMSHAHPTYAEAVKEAALAATEDRALHV, from the coding sequence ATGAATTCATACGATGTGGCCGTTATAGGCTCAGGACCCGGAGGTTATGTTGCAGCAATACGTTGTGCACAATTGGGTATGAAAACTGCTATAATTGAAAAATATAATACCCTTGGCGGAACTTGCTTAAATGTAGGTTGTATCCCTTCTAAGGCTCTATTGGATTCTTCTCACCATTACGAAGACGCCATAAACCACTTCGAAGAGCATGGGATAGAAATTCCCGGGGATGTGAAGGTAAATCTTGAGAAAATGATTGCCCGCAAACAAGGCGTGGTTGATCAAACTACGAAAGGGATCGATTACCTCATGGATAAAAATAAAATTGACGTTTATCATGGGGTTGGAAGCTTTAAAGATGCCACTCATATTATAATCGATGGAGATAAAAAAAAAGAGATAGAAGCTAAGCATACCATCATTGCTACTGGTTCTAAACCTTCTACCTTACCATTTATAGACGTCGATAAGGAAAGAGTTATTACTTCTACGGAAGCCTTAAAATTAAAAGAGATCCCAAAACACCTAATTATTATCGGTGGTGGGGTTATCGGCCTTGAGTTAGGACAGGTTTATCGAAGATTGGGTGCAGAAGTTTCTGTAGTGGAATATATGGATAGAATTATCCCTACCATGGATGGGAGTTTGTCGAAGGAGTTACAAAAAGTACTCAAGAAAAAAGGGATTAAGTTTTACACTTCCCATAAGGTGAAAGAAGTTTCTAGAAAAGGGGACCAAGTAACCATTAAGGCTGACGATAAAAAGGGTAAAGAGGTTTCCTTTGAAGGCGATTATTGTTTGGTTTCTGTAGGTCGTCGTCCTTATACAGACGGTTTAAATGCTGATAAAGCAGGTGTTAAGCTTAACGATAAAGGTCAGGTTGAAGTTAATGACCATTTACAAACCAATGTTTCCAATATTTATGCGATAGGAGACGTTGTAAAAGGAGCCATGTTGGCACATAAGGCCGAAGAAGAAGGTGTTTTGGTTGCTGAAAGTTTAGCTGGACAAAAACCACATATAGATTATAACTTGATTCCGGGTGTTGTATATACTTGGCCGGAAGTTGCTGCCGTTGGTAAAACAGAAGAGCAATTAAAAGAGGCTGGTGTAAAATATAAGTCAGGACAGTTTCCAATGCGAGCGTTGGGTAGAGCTCGTGCCAGTATGGATATAGACGGATTTGTAAAGATATTGGCAGATGCCGAAACCGATGAAGTTCTTGGAGTTCATATGATAGGTGCCCGTACAGCCGATTTAATCTCTGAAGCGGTTACCGCTATGGAATTTAGGGCTAGTGCCGAAGATATTTCACGAATGAGTCATGCACACCCAACATATGCCGAAGCGGTAAAAGAAGCTGCACTGGCTGCTACAGAAGATCGCGCATTGCACGTATAA
- a CDS encoding aminotransferase class I/II-fold pyridoxal phosphate-dependent enzyme: MKFNPADNIQDLQYFGEFGGVNPSISDSSTYTFLSAKTMFDTFEGNTEGCYLYSRHSSPSNLYLGEALAAMEGTETANVTASGMGAITAVIMQLCNAGDHIVSSRTIYGGTYAFMKNFLPKFNIQTSFVDTTNLEKVEAAITEDTKIIYCETISNPLLEVSDIKGISAIAKKHNLPLVVDNTFSPLTIAPAKLGADVVINSLTKFINGSSDAVGGVICGTADFCLSLKDVNEGAGMLLGSTMDSLRAASILKNMRTLHLRVKKHSENALYLANQFEKDGLKVVYPGLQSHLGYNTMKAQMNEEYGFGGMLTVDVGSLEKANELMEMMQEKNLGYLAVSLGFYKTLFSAPGSSTSSEIPLEEQEQMGLSNGLIRFSIGLDNDISRTYEMMKECMTKLNILS, encoded by the coding sequence ATGAAATTCAATCCTGCAGATAACATTCAAGATTTACAGTATTTCGGTGAATTTGGAGGTGTAAATCCTTCTATTTCTGATTCTTCTACCTATACTTTTCTTTCAGCAAAAACCATGTTCGATACATTTGAAGGCAATACCGAAGGGTGCTATCTCTACAGCCGGCATTCCTCTCCATCCAATCTATACCTTGGGGAAGCCTTAGCTGCCATGGAAGGCACAGAAACTGCCAATGTAACTGCTAGCGGTATGGGAGCAATAACTGCCGTAATTATGCAGTTGTGCAATGCAGGCGATCATATAGTTTCTAGCAGGACTATTTATGGGGGTACGTATGCTTTCATGAAAAATTTCCTGCCAAAATTTAATATCCAGACCTCTTTTGTGGATACTACCAACCTCGAAAAGGTGGAGGCAGCAATTACTGAAGACACTAAAATAATTTACTGCGAAACCATCAGTAATCCGCTTTTAGAAGTTTCAGATATTAAAGGTATTTCTGCCATAGCCAAAAAACACAACTTGCCTTTGGTGGTAGACAATACCTTTTCTCCTTTAACGATAGCGCCTGCAAAGTTGGGAGCCGATGTTGTGATTAATAGCTTGACCAAATTTATAAACGGTAGCAGCGATGCTGTGGGCGGTGTGATTTGTGGTACGGCAGATTTCTGTTTAAGCCTAAAGGATGTAAACGAAGGTGCAGGGATGCTATTGGGAAGCACTATGGACAGTTTAAGGGCTGCTTCCATCTTAAAAAACATGCGCACATTGCACCTACGAGTTAAAAAACATAGCGAAAACGCTCTTTATTTGGCCAATCAATTTGAAAAAGATGGTTTAAAAGTTGTATATCCCGGACTCCAATCGCATCTAGGATATAACACTATGAAAGCACAAATGAATGAAGAATACGGTTTTGGCGGGATGCTTACCGTAGATGTTGGTTCGCTGGAAAAGGCAAACGAATTAATGGAAATGATGCAAGAAAAGAATTTAGGATATCTAGCGGTAAGCCTTGGATTCTACAAAACTTTGTTCAGTGCCCCGGGAAGTTCTACTTCTTCGGAAATCCCTCTGGAAGAACAGGAACAAATGGGATTAAGCAATGGACTGATACGTTTCTCAATAGGACTTGATAACGACATTTCCCGAACGTATGAAATGATGAAAGAGTGTATGACAAAATTGAATATTCTAAGCTAA
- a CDS encoding alpha/beta hydrolase: MQTKTLSLYHILRAPKKEIKNAPVLFMFHGYGSNEDDLFSFASELPDELCIISVRAPYDLMPYGHAWYAIHFDAEDGKWSDDEQAIQSREAIANFIDEAIDSYSLDKNNVTLLGFSQGSILSYAVALSYPEKVKNVIALSGYVNRDIIKDGYQNKDLSKLKFYCSHGSVDQVIPVEWARKTKPFLESLNIEHVYEEFPVGHGVAPQNFYSFHKWLKDRI, translated from the coding sequence TTGCAGACAAAAACCCTCTCCCTTTATCATATTTTAAGAGCTCCAAAAAAAGAAATAAAAAATGCGCCCGTACTATTCATGTTTCATGGATATGGGAGCAATGAAGACGATTTGTTTTCTTTTGCTTCAGAATTACCTGACGAGCTATGCATTATTTCCGTGCGGGCACCTTACGATTTAATGCCTTACGGACACGCTTGGTATGCCATTCATTTCGATGCTGAAGACGGGAAATGGAGTGATGATGAGCAGGCGATTCAATCTAGGGAAGCGATTGCCAATTTTATCGATGAGGCGATTGATTCTTACAGCTTAGATAAAAATAACGTAACGCTTCTAGGGTTTAGTCAAGGTTCTATTTTAAGTTATGCGGTGGCTCTTTCCTATCCAGAAAAAGTAAAAAATGTTATTGCTTTAAGCGGATATGTAAATAGGGATATAATAAAAGACGGTTATCAAAATAAAGATCTATCGAAACTTAAATTCTACTGCTCCCACGGTTCTGTAGACCAAGTAATCCCGGTGGAATGGGCCCGCAAGACAAAACCTTTTCTGGAATCTCTAAATATCGAACATGTATATGAAGAGTTTCCGGTGGGACATGGTGTGGCTCCACAAAATTTCTATTCTTTCCACAAATGGCTTAAAGATAGAATTTAA
- a CDS encoding dihydroorotase: protein MNILVKSAKIIAPKSNYHQQTKDILIENGVISKIGDTITNNEDYELVELENLHVSQGWFDSSVSLGEPGFEERETIENGLQTAGLSGFTGIAVNPNANPIADTNADISFLKAKAQGKTTNLYPIGALTVRSESVDLAELYDMKNAGAIAFGDYQKPVSNPNLLKIALQYSQNFNGLVLSYPQENKIAGKGIVNEEATATKLGLKGIPALAEELQIARDLFILEYAGGKLHIPTISTEKSVALIREAKAKGLDVSCSVAIHNLFLTDEKLVEFDTNYKLLPPLRTEKDTNALLQGLNEGTIDFVTSDHNPIDVEQKKVEFDHAMYGSIGLESAFGALNKLVPMEKSIEMLTAGKSRFGIASEEIEVGNSANLSLFNPDLKYAFSVKNITSTSKNSAFLGEELKGKAYGVIANNQLLIKDY from the coding sequence ATGAATATCCTTGTAAAGTCGGCTAAAATAATAGCTCCAAAAAGCAACTATCACCAGCAAACAAAAGACATTCTTATTGAAAATGGAGTTATTTCCAAAATTGGGGATACCATTACCAATAATGAGGATTATGAATTGGTAGAGCTTGAAAATCTCCATGTATCCCAAGGATGGTTTGATAGCAGTGTAAGTTTAGGAGAGCCTGGTTTCGAAGAAAGGGAAACTATTGAAAACGGACTCCAAACGGCTGGACTCAGCGGTTTTACTGGAATTGCTGTAAATCCCAACGCAAACCCAATAGCAGATACTAATGCAGATATTAGTTTTTTAAAAGCTAAGGCGCAAGGAAAAACCACGAACCTCTACCCTATTGGGGCACTTACGGTGCGGAGTGAAAGTGTGGACCTTGCCGAGCTTTACGACATGAAAAATGCAGGGGCAATTGCCTTTGGAGATTATCAAAAGCCCGTAAGCAATCCTAACCTTCTTAAAATAGCCTTGCAATATTCCCAAAACTTTAATGGTTTGGTACTTTCTTACCCGCAAGAAAATAAAATTGCTGGAAAAGGAATTGTTAACGAAGAAGCTACAGCAACCAAGTTAGGGCTAAAAGGGATTCCTGCCCTAGCGGAAGAATTACAAATTGCACGGGATCTATTTATTTTGGAATATGCCGGTGGAAAATTACATATCCCAACCATTTCTACGGAAAAATCGGTGGCACTGATTAGAGAAGCCAAAGCCAAAGGTTTGGACGTTAGCTGCAGTGTAGCTATACATAATCTATTTTTAACAGATGAAAAGCTAGTAGAATTCGATACCAATTATAAATTACTACCACCTCTTCGTACCGAGAAAGATACCAACGCCTTACTACAAGGATTAAACGAAGGTACCATAGACTTTGTAACAAGCGACCACAATCCCATCGATGTAGAACAGAAAAAAGTAGAATTCGATCACGCCATGTACGGTAGTATCGGACTCGAAAGTGCATTTGGAGCATTAAATAAATTGGTTCCCATGGAAAAATCCATTGAAATGTTAACCGCTGGAAAATCTAGGTTTGGAATCGCTTCAGAAGAAATTGAAGTTGGAAACAGCGCCAATTTAAGTCTGTTTAACCCGGACTTGAAGTATGCTTTTTCAGTAAAAAATATAACATCAACATCTAAAAACAGTGCCTTTTTGGGAGAAGAGTTGAAAGGAAAAGCTTATGGGGTTATTGCTAATAATCAACTATTAATAAAAGATTACTAA
- a CDS encoding lipocalin family protein — protein MRNSCFIFVLFIIIGCSNNDDEIVDYAGNAILGDWILDSEYTFDPDFPESPIPALMDGCEGKLTYSFQSDGTFNVEYFERDEQNCISRGVNSGEWTVVSDSVYTFKPSFKINQTGVLSGKYYALFSEDLQAMALMNVNNSTKEIVYFKE, from the coding sequence ATGAGAAATAGTTGCTTTATCTTTGTTTTATTTATCATAATTGGCTGCAGTAATAATGATGATGAGATCGTTGATTATGCTGGGAATGCCATTTTAGGGGATTGGATTTTGGATTCCGAATACACGTTTGACCCCGACTTTCCTGAATCTCCCATTCCTGCATTAATGGACGGTTGTGAAGGAAAACTTACCTATAGTTTTCAAAGCGATGGAACCTTTAATGTGGAGTATTTTGAGCGTGACGAGCAAAATTGCATAAGTAGGGGTGTAAACAGTGGGGAATGGACGGTGGTTTCAGACAGTGTCTATACTTTTAAACCGAGCTTTAAAATCAACCAGACAGGGGTTTTGAGTGGAAAATATTATGCTCTTTTTTCTGAAGATTTACAGGCAATGGCGCTTATGAATGTGAATAACTCTACCAAAGAAATCGTTTATTTTAAAGAATAG
- a CDS encoding Lrp/AsnC family transcriptional regulator — MKLDDIDKKLLELLQKDAKQTTKSLAIQMDLSKTAVYERIRKLEKGDIITGYTALLDKKKINKAFIVFCHVRLTQHTKEHITSFEREVVRLPEVLECYHVSGESDYILKVSVADMGAYRTFMTTKLTSLKHIGSTHSIFMIEEVKNSTVLSL; from the coding sequence ATGAAACTTGACGACATCGATAAAAAACTTTTGGAGTTGCTGCAAAAAGATGCCAAACAGACGACCAAGTCTTTGGCTATTCAAATGGATTTATCTAAAACGGCCGTTTACGAGCGCATAAGAAAATTAGAAAAAGGCGACATAATTACAGGATATACAGCCTTATTGGATAAAAAAAAGATCAACAAAGCCTTTATCGTTTTTTGTCATGTTCGGTTAACCCAACACACCAAAGAACACATTACCAGTTTTGAGAGAGAGGTAGTAAGGTTGCCAGAAGTGTTGGAATGCTATCATGTGAGTGGGGAATCAGATTATATTTTAAAAGTAAGTGTAGCCGATATGGGCGCCTACCGAACTTTTATGACCACCAAATTAACTTCTCTAAAACATATTGGGAGTACCCATAGTATTTTTATGATTGAAGAGGTTAAGAATTCCACTGTACTTAGTTTGTAA